One window of Bifidobacterium pseudocatenulatum DSM 20438 = JCM 1200 = LMG 10505 genomic DNA carries:
- the cas2 gene encoding CRISPR-associated endonuclease Cas2: MMVVVAYDVSTETPEGKRRLRLVAKTCVKYGQRVQNSVFECSVSPSDYLVLVHDLLKIANTDEDSLRFYKLGARYADRIEHYGRERSLPVNDVMMI; this comes from the coding sequence GTTGTGGTTGCGTACGATGTGAGTACGGAAACCCCTGAGGGGAAGCGTCGTCTTCGTTTGGTGGCGAAGACATGCGTGAAATACGGACAGCGTGTGCAGAACAGTGTTTTCGAATGCTCGGTGAGTCCTTCCGATTATCTGGTGTTGGTGCACGATTTGCTGAAGATTGCCAATACCGATGAGGACAGCCTGCGCTTTTATAAACTTGGCGCTCGATATGCGGATAGGATTGAGCATTATGGACGTGAACGGAGTTTGCCGGTTAATGATGTGATGATGATATAG